The genomic segment TCAGGTTCAACAGGTACTTTATCAGGATGTTCCATACATTATGGCAGATACTTTGATGGATATTACGGGCAGCTTGTTATTTTTTCAGACAATGTAATCATAAAAAACTGCAGTATAAAATACGGAAGCGAGTCTGGTATTATTGTTGTAAATTCATCTCCTGAAATCAACAGCAATAAAATAATGAATCATGTGTATAAATCTCCATCCAATTCAGGGGGACATGGCATTTCCCTGTTAAATTCAGGTTCAGCAGTAATAAATAATACAATTTCAAATAATAATGATGCAGGCATACACATAATTAAATCACCCGATGCTTCCATTACCCAAAACAGGGTTTATGATAATGGCAAAAGCGGAGCATGGTATTACAAGGGCATATATATGTCAGGAGATTCAATTAATGCCCGAATAAGCGGTAATACAGGCACTGAACTTCTTTATCTCGGCAATGGCGGAATATTGACACAAGAACGCACATGGGATTCCTCCCATCCCTGGGTTACAGGCTGGATTACCATAAGCACATCAGGAAAACTGACAATATCAAATGCAGTTGTCAAATCTTCCGGCTACTGGATAAAGGTTGAAGGTGAACTAAATGCTTCGGGAACTGTTTTTACCTGTATTGAAGATGATACTGCCAGAGGAGACACCAATGGAGACCAGCAAAAAAGCATCCCTGTTCCAGGAGCATGGAAAGGAATTGCATTTATATCCGGTTCTTCAGGAAGTCTCAATAACTGCGAACTTCGTTATGGCGGAGAATTCAGCTTTGATGCAAAAAATTACAATGCCCAGCTTGTCCTGCTTTCAGATTATGTCAATATAGCAAATTGTATTATACGCGATGGAAACCGTTCTGGAATCTATATCAGTAATTCTTCTCCTGAAATAGAAAATAACAAAATTACAGGCCATGAATATGATTATCCTGATATTATTGGAGGTCATGGTATTTATATGGCAAATTCAGAATCATCACTAAGCGGAAATATAATATGGAAAAATGGTAAAGCAGGGATATTTATTGAAAATTCTCCAAATGCTTCCATAACTGGAAACCAGGTATATGGCAATGGAACAGAGAATAATGTTTCAAAATATAAAGGAATATATCTATCTGAAAATTCTCTGGATGCCCTGATAAGCGGTAATGCCGGAACTGACACTGTATATATTAACGGCGGTACAATGCTGGCATCCCGTAACTGGGATTCATCTCAGATATGGGCAGGAACCGGAACTGTTACCATAGCATCATCATCAATTCTTACAATTACAGAAGGCACTGTTATCAAAGGTCTGGAATTTATTGTTCAAGGTGAACTTAATGCTTATGGAGCATTGTTTACAGCCATGACTGATGATATAAAAAGAGATACTAATGGAGATGGAAATTCAAGCATCCCTGCCCCTGGAGATGGCAGGGGTATAATCTTTACACCAGGCTCAACAGGATTGCTTGACCAGGCAGCAGTCAGATATGGAAGCCAGGTTTCTGCTAATGACATCCAGTATCCAGGCCAGGTGGTTATTCTTTCGGATCAAGTGGAGATCAGAAACAGCATTATTCAGGACGGGAGCCAGGCCGGGATATATATTCAGGATGCGGCTCCGGTTTTTGCCAATAATCAGATTATAAATAACCAGCAGGGAATTTACACAAAAAATGCTTATATTTCAGTTCATAATCATATATTTGCAGATAATATTGATTTTGCTGTTTTTAATGAAACTTCAAACCAGCCTGTTGATGCATCAAACAATTTCTGGGGACATATAACAGGTCCTCGGCACGAGACTAACCCTGGAGGTTCAGGGGATATTGTAAGTGATTATGTTATATTTAATCCCTGGTCTGGTCAGCCTCTGGATTATTTATACAGTTTAAGATATGCAATAACTGGCCTCCAGATTGTATCAGGGATAAATTCTTATGGTTATATACTTGATTTAACAGGAGATAATAAAACAGGGCTTGAAGATGTCATATTGGTTTTACACAAGGTTTCAGGATTAAAATAACCAATGCTTAAATTTTTCAATAATAATAAAAAAGATTTGAGGTAACAAGTTGATAATAAAAAATAAACTTCAGCAGGCTTTTGAACAGGGCATAAAAAAAGGAATTTTTGGCTATATCTGGATTCTAAAAATTTTAATACCTGTATCCTTTTTAACAATGCTCATAGATTACAGTCAGTGGATAAATAAAATAGATTTTATCCTAGAACCTGTTATGGGGCTGCTCAGTCTTCCGCCTGTTGCAGCCCTGCCTCTTCTTGCCGGGCTTCTCACCGGAATTTACGGTGCTGTTGCAGCTATGACTGTTTTGCCAATGACTTTGGAGCAGATGACCCTGACAGCCATATTTCTCCTGATTTCGCACAATTTGATCCAGGAAGGCATTATCCAGAGTAAATCAGGATGCAGTTTTATAAAAGCAACAATTTTCCGCCTGACAGCTTCTGTTATTACTGTGGCTGTTTCAGCACAAATACTTATTTCCGAACCAGCAGTCCTGGTTACTGATCCTGCTGCTGTTTCCAATGCTCTGGATTTTATATCCACATTAAAATCCTGGGGAATTGAAACCTCATATCTTTGCATCAAGATATTTGCCATTATAATGGTTCTAATGATAATTATTGAAATTATGAAAAATTTTAACCTGATTGCAAAAATTATAATAGTAATCAACCCTTTGCTCAAATTTATGGGTCTTGACAGGCAGGTAGGGATGTTGTGGCTTGCTGCCAGCTTGTTTGGTATTTCATACGGGGCAGCTGTAATTGTAGAAGAAACAAAAGAAAATAAATATAGTGAAGAAGAACTTGCAAAACTGCATCTTTCCATTGGTATTAATCATGCTCTGATTGAAGATCCAGCCCTTTTTCTGCCTCTGGGGATACATGCTTTCTGGCTTTGGATTCCCCGTCTTGTAACTGCTGTTATTGCTGTTCAGCTCATGAATCTTTGGTATAAAATCAGGCAGGGTAAAATCTTCAAGGTTGCTCACCAGGATTAAAGCTGGAAAATTTTATAATATCAAGAATTTCAAAAGTTTTATCCTCCATACGGGCATTATCTTCCACACTTTTTTCATGATCGTAGCCAAACAAATGGAGAATCCCGTGAACAAGAAGTTCGTTAAACCGTTCTTCAATTGTAATATTCATGTTTTCAGCTTCTCTTTGAGCTGTATCCATTGAAATTACAACATCTCCCAAAAGATAAGGGGTAATCTCGGAAAAATCTCCCTGCTGCATGGGAAAAGATATTACATTAGTGGGTCCCTGCCTGTTAAGATAATCCTGGTTAAATATTTCAATCTCAAGATCATCGGTTATCAAAAGGGATAAT from the Desulfonema limicola genome contains:
- the ybeY gene encoding rRNA maturation RNase YbeY, with amino-acid sequence MGILITNRKNQKKLALEKIKKTAQIILNALECPDGELSLLITDDLEIEIFNQDYLNRQGPTNVISFPMQQGDFSEITPYLLGDVVISMDTAQREAENMNITIEERFNELLVHGILHLFGYDHEKSVEDNARMEDKTFEILDIIKFSSFNPGEQP
- a CDS encoding iron transporter produces the protein MIIKNKLQQAFEQGIKKGIFGYIWILKILIPVSFLTMLIDYSQWINKIDFILEPVMGLLSLPPVAALPLLAGLLTGIYGAVAAMTVLPMTLEQMTLTAIFLLISHNLIQEGIIQSKSGCSFIKATIFRLTASVITVAVSAQILISEPAVLVTDPAAVSNALDFISTLKSWGIETSYLCIKIFAIIMVLMIIIEIMKNFNLIAKIIIVINPLLKFMGLDRQVGMLWLAASLFGISYGAAVIVEETKENKYSEEELAKLHLSIGINHALIEDPALFLPLGIHAFWLWIPRLVTAVIAVQLMNLWYKIRQGKIFKVAHQD
- a CDS encoding right-handed parallel beta-helix repeat-containing protein → MNLTNIINVFVQKIKIILPFMLFSVFIFAQAYAASLGGTISEDITLSIDNSPYVIETPLVINSSITMTVPEGIVIKSGGPGIYVNGTLNAQGAVFTSIKDEPDPGDWNGIVFQAGSGGTINDCTLQYGRYFAISGTAYYGQLVILSDNVIIQNSSIMNGSRSGIYIKNASPAVSNNLVSGHKYISDENPGGYGIYMINSASQLTGNTAEDNKNAGIYLYDSPDAVITGNRVSGNGTGGNIFQKGIHVYGRSVKAQFTGNTGTDLIYVDSDTLSESTTWDSSQPWVIARTLTIFKSGILNILKDAVVKFGGTGIIVEGTLNASDSIFTSIKDDIAGGDTNVDGTASIPGPGDWTGIFYKSGSTGTLSGCSIHYGRYFDGYYGQLVIFSDNVIIKNCSIKYGSESGIIVVNSSPEINSNKIMNHVYKSPSNSGGHGISLLNSGSAVINNTISNNNDAGIHIIKSPDASITQNRVYDNGKSGAWYYKGIYMSGDSINARISGNTGTELLYLGNGGILTQERTWDSSHPWVTGWITISTSGKLTISNAVVKSSGYWIKVEGELNASGTVFTCIEDDTARGDTNGDQQKSIPVPGAWKGIAFISGSSGSLNNCELRYGGEFSFDAKNYNAQLVLLSDYVNIANCIIRDGNRSGIYISNSSPEIENNKITGHEYDYPDIIGGHGIYMANSESSLSGNIIWKNGKAGIFIENSPNASITGNQVYGNGTENNVSKYKGIYLSENSLDALISGNAGTDTVYINGGTMLASRNWDSSQIWAGTGTVTIASSSILTITEGTVIKGLEFIVQGELNAYGALFTAMTDDIKRDTNGDGNSSIPAPGDGRGIIFTPGSTGLLDQAAVRYGSQVSANDIQYPGQVVILSDQVEIRNSIIQDGSQAGIYIQDAAPVFANNQIINNQQGIYTKNAYISVHNHIFADNIDFAVFNETSNQPVDASNNFWGHITGPRHETNPGGSGDIVSDYVIFNPWSGQPLDYLYSLRYAITGLQIVSGINSYGYILDLTGDNKTGLEDVILVLHKVSGLK